The Deinococcus carri genomic sequence TACTTCGACGGCGACGAGGAAGCGCGCATCGCCACCTACGGGCGGCTGTCGGAGGCGCGCACGCTTCAGGCCATCAGCCGCGTGGAGCGTGACCTCCGCAAGAAGTACGGCCCGCCCACGCCCGAGGTCCAGAACTTCATCGACCTCGCCAAGCTGCGCCTGACCGCCGTCGCCAAGCGGGCGCTGAGCATCGGGGAGACGATGACGCACCTGCAAATTACCTTCGCGTACAAGGGCCTCGACTACGACGCGCCGGGCCTGAAACGCTTCCCGCACAAGACGGAGGTGACAACCTTCCCGCCGAGCGTGAAGCTGGAGAAGAAGGGGCTGAAGCCGGACGACTACGCACGGACGTTGATTGATTTGCTGGGGTATTTCGGGTGAGGGACCCCTCAGTCGGCTGCGCCGACAGCTCCCCTGAAAAGGGAGCCAGAAAGCAAAAAGCCTCCCTTGTAAGGGGAGGTGGCCCGAAGGGCCGGAGGGGTCTATCCGCCTAAGCTAAAGCTATGCGCGACGCATACACCCGCCACCTGGCCCCCCGTGCCCGCGAACTGAGGAACAACCAGACCCCCGCCGAGCGCAAACTCTGGTTCGAGTTTCTCCGCACGCATCCGGCCAGATTCCGGCGTCAGGTGCCGCTTCAGGGTTACATCCTTGATTTCTACGCGCCCTCGCTGAAGCTCTGCCTCGAACTGGATGGTCGCAGCCACGACGGGCAGGCCACGCAACAGTACGACGCCGAGCGCACGCGGCAGCTCACGGCAAGCGGAATTCGGGTGGTGCGCTTCAGCAATGCGGAGGTGCTGGGCCAGTTCGCCGGGGTGTGCGCGGCCATTGACGGGGTTTGCCGGGGTGAGGCTCCGTTCTGAGCAAAAGAAAAACCGCCCACCCCACGGGCAGGCGGCTTCTGACTTCCCTTCCTTACACGCTGATTTCCGCGAACCGCGCATTCTCCTGAATGAAGCGCTTGCGCGGGGCGACCTCGTTGCCCATCAGGTTCTCGAAGACCTCGTTGGCGACGATCAGGTCCTCGACCTGCACCTGCTTCAGCGCGCGCGTCTCGGGGTTCATGGTGGTGTCCCAGAGCTGGTCGGCGTTCATCTCGCCCAGGCCCTTGAAGCGCTGAATCTCGTACTTCTTGCCTTCCTTGTTGGCGCGGGCGACGTGCGTCTTGAGTTCCTCTTCCGTGTAGAGGTAGGTGCCCTTCTTCTCGCGGCCCACCATGATGCGGTACAGCGGCGGCTGCGCGATGTAGAGGTAGCCCTGCTCGACCACGGGGCGCATGTAGCGGTAGAAGAACGTCAGCAGCAGCGTGGCGATGTGCCCGCCGTCCATGT encodes the following:
- a CDS encoding endonuclease domain-containing protein, producing MRDAYTRHLAPRARELRNNQTPAERKLWFEFLRTHPARFRRQVPLQGYILDFYAPSLKLCLELDGRSHDGQATQQYDAERTRQLTASGIRVVRFSNAEVLGQFAGVCAAIDGVCRGEAPF